A window from Theobroma cacao cultivar B97-61/B2 chromosome 3, Criollo_cocoa_genome_V2, whole genome shotgun sequence encodes these proteins:
- the LOC18603925 gene encoding uncharacterized protein LOC18603925: MHSLSLKVFTDLNARTRRNCFPGRVGHGLATDLDFGRTRRVGSGCWNGGAAGVRSCRIVACAVERNGNGGNGGGESPSLNPNPTPNESSFLSRSQTYATLKQQMEVAAKSEDYKEAARIRDSLKMFEEEEPVLKLKRLIREAVADERFEDAARYRDELKEIAPHSLLKCSSDATTLGIRVQVRSVYIEGRSLPSRGQYFFAYRIRITNNSDRPVQLLRRHWIITDANGKTENVWGMGVIGEQPVILPRTGFEYSSACPLSTPSGRMEGDFEMKHIDRLGSPSFNVAIAPFSLSTLGDDSDSF, translated from the exons atgcattCCCTGAGCCTAAAGGTTTTTACTGATTTGAATGCGAGAACGAGGAGGAACTGTTTTCCTGGTCGGGTCGGTCACGGATTGGCGACAGATCTAGACTTTGGAAGGACGAGAAGGGTTGGGTCGGGTTGTTGGAATGGCGGCGCTGCTGGTGTTCGGAGTTGTAGGATAGTGGCGTGTGCGGTGGAGAGGAACGGGAATGGCGGGAATGGTGGAGGGGAGAGTCCGAGTTTGAACCCGAACCCGACTCCGAATGAGAGTTCGTTTTTATCCCGGAGCCAAACTTATGCAACGCTGAAACAGCAAATGGAGGTCGCCGCTAAATCTGag GATTATAAAGAAGCAGCAAGAATACGTGATTCTCTGAAAATGTTTGAGGAAGAAGAGCCTGTTTTGAAACTTAAGAGGTTGATTCGAGAGGCTGTTGCTGATGAAAGATTTGAG GATGCAGCTCGATATCGTGATGAGTTGAAGGAAATTGCACCTCATTCTCTCCTGAAATGTTCAAGTGATGCAACAACCTTG GGAATCAGAGTTCAAGTTAGGAGTGTGTACATAGAGGGGCGAAGTCTGCCTTCGAGGGGCCAGTACTTTTTTGCATATAGAATAAGAATAACCAATAACTCAGATCGTCCTGTTCAGCTTCTCAGAAGGCATTGGATTATCACGGATGCCAATGGGAAAACTGAAAATGTTTG GGGGATGGGAGTTATTGGTGAACAGCCAGTTATTCTTCCCAGAACAGGTTTCGAATACTCATCTGCTTGCCCATTAAGCACGCCCAGTGGCAGAATG GAAGGAGACTTTGAGATGAAACACATTGACAGATTAGGCTCGCCGAGTTTCAATGTAGCCATTgccccattttctctctccacaCTAGGAGATGATTCCGATAGTTTTTGA
- the LOC18603927 gene encoding uncharacterized protein LOC18603927: MINGEGTRKENLAEVASPDPFDPSRSKSDGGGGGGGASTASSPHYSSCGESELERYCSANSALGTPSSIATFNDCFGESEFGSVRSVSGFGLGDDFENFSLEGSQKVPSNRRIEFPKDRIEDGRVVNVKSVEEGSSSCLVSELREEDGNSSRYEHSEGEDSMYNYGMDDDECRNNSYYRKKDNDEYDTKNVNENPLGINSSVAFGSNDWDDFEQEAGTTDLASFMLDATAAREKVQGGNELQKNVNSFGEFPIGLLSSVETELVEEVKDIPVASFQEQVADDLVEEAKSSLVNVISSQRGHEAEKYVKDIPVTRNQLQDADDDMKYLETCSVTDVFEMEQDPPIEKAPVEIGLDVLDSDRVRKHQSAHAKEVIAVDESLLSERQEIGNYKAELDPLADCAHPVYSSQKVNAELFDDCKPDSPTSTCENIVSSSTFKNIPVPADVVEEHPGPVKMEKLELNEFYDEVVHDMEEILLESVDSPGAMFSQGNRMFQPQLSLPLRDGGSTASTSGVDDAYSRSAHLLRIDGVEVVGAKQQKGDVSLSERLVGVKEYTVYKIRVWCGDDQWEVERRYRDFCTLHRRLKSLFSDQGWSLPSPWSSVERESRKIFGNAAPDVIAERSVLIQECLHSIIHSRSFSSPPSALIWFLSPQDSFPSTPPSNTRSSQSTDFSRGAHTEKISPLGKTISLIVEVRPPKPMKQILEAQHYTCAGCHKHFDDGMTLMQDLVQSLGWGKPRLCEYTGQLFCSSCHTNEMAVLPARVLHNWDFTRYPVSQLAKSYLDSIHDQPMLCVSAVNPFLFSKVPTLHHVMGIRKKIRNMLPYVRCPFRMSINKGLGSRRYLLESNDFFALRDLIDLSKGAFAALPVMVETVSRKIQEHIVEQCLICCDVGIPCSARQSCNDPSSLIFPFQEGEIEKCMSCGSVFHKHCFKKLVDCPCGALLRADEATRHANSLIRGVSFGASGALDLLGKRSSSGLPVGFLSGLFSKTKPEGMEHKDNENIILMGSMPSNYL; the protein is encoded by the exons ATGATTAATGGAGAGGGGACTCGTAAGGAGAACCTCGCCGAAGTCGCCTCTCCCGATCCGTTCGATCCATCCCGTTCGAAATCGGACGGTGGTGGTGGCGGGGGCGGTGCCTCGACGGCGTCCTCGCCGCACTACTCATCTTGCGGAGAGTCTGAGCTCGAACGATATTGCAGCGCGAACTCGGCGCTTGGAACGCCGAGTTCGATAGCTACATTCAATGATTGTTTCGGAGAATCTGAGTTCGGGTCAGTGAGGAGTGTTAGTGGTTTTGGATTAGGTGATGATTTTGAGAATTTCAGTTTGGAGGGGAGCCAGAAAGTTCCATCCAATCGAAGAATTGAGTTTCCAAAAGACAGAATCGAAGACGGAAGGGTTGTTAATGTTAAAAGTGTTGAAGAAGGTAGTTCTTCATGTTTGGTTTCGGAGTTAAGGGAGGAAGATGGGAATTCATCGAGATATGAGCATTCGGAAGGGGAGGATTCGATGTATAACTATGGCATGGATGATGATGAGTGTAGGAATAATTCTTATTATAGGAAGAAAGATAATGATGAGTATGACACTAAGAATGTGAACGAGAATCCTTTAGGGATTAATTCATCTGTGGCCTTTGGTTCCAATGATTGGGATGATTTTGAGCAAGAAGCAGGCACAACTGATCTGGCTTCTTTCATGCTAGATGCAACTGCTGCGAGGGAAAAAGTTCAAGGTGGGAATGAATTGCAAAAGAATGTCAATAGTTTTGGTGAATTTCCAATTGGTTTATTGAGTTCAGTTGAAACAGAGCTTGTAGAAGAAGTGAAAGACATTCCTGTGGCTAGTTTTCAGGAACAGGTGGCTGATGACTTAGTGGAAGAGGCAAAAAGTTCTTTGGTCAATGTAATCAGTTCTCAAAGGGGTCATGAGGCAGAGAAATATGTGAAAGATATTCCTGTTACTAGGAATCAACTCCAAGATGCTGATGATGACATGAAGTATCTAGAAACTTGTTCTGTTACTGATGTCTTTGAAATGGAGCAGGATCCCCCTATAGAAAAAGCCCCTGTGGAGATAGGTTTGGATGTTTTGGATTCTGACAGGGTAAGGAAGCATCAATCTGCTCATGCTAAGGAAGTGATTGCTGTTGATGAGAGTTTATTATCAGAAAGACAGGAAATTGGCAATTATAAAGCAGAATTAGATCCCCTTGCTGATTGTGCCCATCCAGTCTACTCTTCTCAAAAAGTAAATGCAGAACTGTTTGATGATTGCAAACCAGATTCACCCACATCTACATGTGAAAATATTGTGAGCAGTAGTACATTCAAGAATATTCCTGTGCCAGCAGATGTAGTTGAAGAACATCCTGGACCAGTTAAG ATGGAGAAACTTGAgctaaatgaattttatgatgAGGTTGTTCATGACATGGAAGAAATTTTGCTTGAGTCTGTTGACTCTCCTGGAGCCATGTTCTCTCAGGGTAATAGGATGTTCCAACCACAGTTATCTCTACCTCTAAGAGATGGAGGGTCAACTGCTTCTACTTCAGGTGTAGATGATGCTTACTCACGCTCTGCACACTTGCTGAGAATAGATGGTGTTGAAGTGGTGGGCGCAAAGCAGCAGAAAGGAGACGTCTCACTTAGTGAAAGATTGGTTGGGGTAAAGGAGTACACTGTGTATAAGATAAGAGTGTGGTGTGGCGATGACCAGTGGGAGGTTGAACGCAGGTACCGTGATTTCTGTACTCTCCATCGTCGCTTGAAATCATTATTCTCTGATCAAGGTTGGAGTCTTCCTTCTCCCTGGTCATCTGTAGAAAGGGAATCTCGAAAGATATTTGGGAACGCAGCTCCTGATGTTATTGCTGAAAGAAGTGTTCTTATTCAAGAATGTTTACATTCCATTATCCATTCCAGGTCTTTTTCTAGTCCTCCAAGTGCATTGATTTGGTTTTTGTCTCCTCAAGATTCATTTCCTAGCACCCCTCCATCAAATACTCGGTCGTCTCAGTCTACAGATTTTTCAAGAGGGGCACATACAGAAAAGATTTCTCCTTTAGGGAAGACTATATCGCTTATTGTTGAAGTTCGACCACCCAAACCAATGAAACAGATTTTAGAAGCTCAACATTACACTTGTGCTGGATGCCACAAACATTTTGATGATGGAATGACTCTGATGCAAGATTTGGTACAGTCACTTGGATGGGGAAAGCCTAGACTTTGTGAATACACCGGCCAGTTGTTTTGTTCATCATGTCACACAAATGAGATGGCAGTCTTACCAGCAAGAGTGTTGCATAATTGGGATTTTACTCGGTATCCAGTTTCACAATTGGCTAAATCGTATCTGGATTCTATACATGACCAG ccCATGCTTTGTGTTAGTGCAGTTAATCCTTTCCTGTTTTCGAAGGTTCCAACCCTGCACCATGTTATGGGCATCAGGAAAAAAATACGAAATATGCTTCCATATGTTCGCTGTCCATTTCGGATGTCAATCAACAAAGGACTTGGGTCTCGAAGATATCTTCTTGAAAGCAATGATTTTTTTGCACTTAGAGATCTCATAGATCTTTCCAAAGGAGCTTTTGCAG CTCTTCCTGTGATGGTGGAAACTGTATCAAGGAAAATTCAGGAGCATATTGTAGAACAATGCCTCATATGCTGTGATGTGGGAATCCCCTGCAGTGCTCGTCAGTCTTGTAATGACCCATCATCTCTCATATTTCCTTTTCAG GAAGGTGAGATTGAAAAGTGTATGTCCTGTGGTTCAGTTTTTCATAAGCATTGCTTTAAAAAGCTTGTAGACTGTCCATGTGGGGCGCTACTTAGGGCAGATGAAGCTACGAGGCATGCAAATAGTCTAATCCGTGGTGTCAGTTTTGGGGCCAGTGGAGCTTTGGACTTGTTAGGGAAGAGGTCAAGTTCAGGGTTACCTGTGGGTTTCCTCTCTGGACTATTTTCAAAGACAAAGCCAGAAGGGATGGAGCATAAGGATAATGAAAACATCATTCTAATGGGTTCTATGCCCAGCAATTATTTGTGA
- the LOC18603926 gene encoding uncharacterized protein LOC18603926 isoform X1, protein MISANMKGGGDSWQPAMTVNTTTTIYWFNWRVLLCSIWVLITATFSFILIWKYEGFRKSSHSNGETQQDTAGSLHEDETWRPCLKGIHPAWLLAFRLVAFFVLLILLIVTSFVDGGSIFYYYTQWTFTLITIYFGLGSVLSMRGCYQYHKRVSGDKVDNVELDAEQGSYEDTIGGETSNNAAKNPECPEGHSVRQPAGTSGYVFQIIFQMNAGAVFLTDCVFWFIIVPFLAIKDYNLSVLAINMHSINAVLLLADTAFNCLRFPCFRIAYFFLWTVIYVIFQWLVHAWVNVWWPYPFLDLSSPYAPLWYFSVALMHFPCYGLFALMVKLKHYAFSRWFPDSYQCMR, encoded by the exons ATGATATCAGCAAACATGAAAg GAGGAGGAGATTCTTGGCAACCAGCCATGACTGTCAACACAACTACCACAATCTACTGGTTCAACTGGAGGGTCTTGCTTTGTTCCATTTGGGTCTTGATCACAGCcactttttcctttattcttATATGGAAATATGAAGGTTTCCGCAAATCTAGTCACAGTAATGGAGAAACTCAGCAAGATACAGCAGGATCTCTTCATGAGGATGAGACTTGGAGGCCATGTTTAAAAGGAATTCACCCTGCTTGGTTACTGGCTTTCAGACTTGTTgctttctttgttcttctgATATTGCTAATTGTCACCTCTTTTGTCGATGGAGGCAGCATTTTCTACTACTATACTCA GTGGACTTTCACATTGATCACCATCTATTTTGGG CTGGGATCAGTGCTCTCCATGCGTGGATGTTACCAATACCACAAAAGGGTTAGTGGCGACAAGGTTGATAACGTAGAGTTAGATGCAGAGCAAGGAAGCTATGAAGATACTATAGGTGGAGAAACCTCTAACAATGCAGCAAAAAACCCTGAGTGTCCTGAGGGTCATTCTGTTCGCCAACCTGCAGGCACTTCGGGTTATGTCTTTCAAATAATCTTCCAG ATGAATGCCGGTGCTGTTTTTCTTACAGATTGTGTTTTTTGGTTCATAATTGTCCCTTTTCTTGCAATCAAAGATTACAATCTGAGTGTT CTGGCCATAAATATGCATTCTATCAATGCTGTCCTCCTGCTTGCTGATACCGCTTTCAACTGCTTG CGCTTTCCTTGTTTCCGGATCGCATACTTCTTCCTCTGGACAGTGATCTATGTTATATTCCAGTGGCTTGTTCATGCTTGGGTGAATGTCTG GTGGCCATATCCATTTCTTGATCTGTCATCTCCATATGCTCCCTTATG GTACTTTTCGGTGGCATTGATGCATTTCCCATGCTATGGTCTCTTTGCTTTGATGGTAAAGCTGAAGCACTATGCATTTTCAAGATGGTTCCCTGACTCCTATCAGTGTATGAGGTAG
- the LOC18603926 gene encoding uncharacterized protein LOC18603926 isoform X2, whose product MTVNTTTTIYWFNWRVLLCSIWVLITATFSFILIWKYEGFRKSSHSNGETQQDTAGSLHEDETWRPCLKGIHPAWLLAFRLVAFFVLLILLIVTSFVDGGSIFYYYTQWTFTLITIYFGLGSVLSMRGCYQYHKRVSGDKVDNVELDAEQGSYEDTIGGETSNNAAKNPECPEGHSVRQPAGTSGYVFQIIFQMNAGAVFLTDCVFWFIIVPFLAIKDYNLSVLAINMHSINAVLLLADTAFNCLRFPCFRIAYFFLWTVIYVIFQWLVHAWVNVWWPYPFLDLSSPYAPLWYFSVALMHFPCYGLFALMVKLKHYAFSRWFPDSYQCMR is encoded by the exons ATGACTGTCAACACAACTACCACAATCTACTGGTTCAACTGGAGGGTCTTGCTTTGTTCCATTTGGGTCTTGATCACAGCcactttttcctttattcttATATGGAAATATGAAGGTTTCCGCAAATCTAGTCACAGTAATGGAGAAACTCAGCAAGATACAGCAGGATCTCTTCATGAGGATGAGACTTGGAGGCCATGTTTAAAAGGAATTCACCCTGCTTGGTTACTGGCTTTCAGACTTGTTgctttctttgttcttctgATATTGCTAATTGTCACCTCTTTTGTCGATGGAGGCAGCATTTTCTACTACTATACTCA GTGGACTTTCACATTGATCACCATCTATTTTGGG CTGGGATCAGTGCTCTCCATGCGTGGATGTTACCAATACCACAAAAGGGTTAGTGGCGACAAGGTTGATAACGTAGAGTTAGATGCAGAGCAAGGAAGCTATGAAGATACTATAGGTGGAGAAACCTCTAACAATGCAGCAAAAAACCCTGAGTGTCCTGAGGGTCATTCTGTTCGCCAACCTGCAGGCACTTCGGGTTATGTCTTTCAAATAATCTTCCAG ATGAATGCCGGTGCTGTTTTTCTTACAGATTGTGTTTTTTGGTTCATAATTGTCCCTTTTCTTGCAATCAAAGATTACAATCTGAGTGTT CTGGCCATAAATATGCATTCTATCAATGCTGTCCTCCTGCTTGCTGATACCGCTTTCAACTGCTTG CGCTTTCCTTGTTTCCGGATCGCATACTTCTTCCTCTGGACAGTGATCTATGTTATATTCCAGTGGCTTGTTCATGCTTGGGTGAATGTCTG GTGGCCATATCCATTTCTTGATCTGTCATCTCCATATGCTCCCTTATG GTACTTTTCGGTGGCATTGATGCATTTCCCATGCTATGGTCTCTTTGCTTTGATGGTAAAGCTGAAGCACTATGCATTTTCAAGATGGTTCCCTGACTCCTATCAGTGTATGAGGTAG